The uncultured Dysgonomonas sp. genome contains the following window.
GACGATAACGGAAATCCTGTCTATGTCAACAACATCGGAGAAACCACCCGTAGCGGGTTTGGAGGACTGATAGGGGAAGGGCATATGCTGGGAGAATCCTATCTTCGCACTCTTTATCGTGGAAACGGCTCATATACAGGTACAGGCACACCGGATATCAATGCAGGGCCAAAAGATGGTATGATACGTACCGAAAATGACCTTAAATGGGTGCAGGCAATGCAAGCTGCCGGATATAAATTCTCACCATCAAACGATATTTCCCCGTCAGGACTTTGGTACGGAGACCTTATTTATGCAGACAAAAATGAAGATGGAACTTACGGTGATTCGAACGATATGGACTTTACCGGGAAGTCGGCATTGCCAAAGTATAACTTTGGGTTTAATATATCGGCCGCTTATAAAGGATTCGACATGTCGATGGTATGGTCGGGAAGTGCAGGATTTGTCAGATATTGGAATCAGGGAAGTTATAATAGCCCAAATCTGAATCTGGGGGCCGGTGTTCCTAAAAAATATGCGGAAAATGCCTATTACTGGGACCCGAACAATCCAGATGCACCGAGGAATGATCAGTACAGGTCGAATCCACGCCTGATGTATGGAACTTCGGGGGTTAACAATGCTTCGAACGAATTCTGGGAATATGATGCATCATTCTTAAAATTAAGGAATGTTCAGATAGGATACACATTACCACAAAATATATCCGCTAAAATACTGATGAGTAAAGTCAGGTTTTATGTATCCGGAGAGAATCTGCTGACAATAACAGATTATCCTGGTATGGATCCGGAAATTGGAGCCAATGTAGCTTATCCTCTTACCAAACAATTTGCATTTGGAGTCAATATCACTTTTTAAAATAAAATATCATGAAAAAAATATATATCTTACTGATCAGTATAATTATTTTTTCCTCTTGCTCTAATGATTTTCTTGACACATCTCCTTACGATTCCATAGCATCGGGGAATATGTGGAATTCAGAATCTAAAGCAGATCAGGGTGTTGCCGGAATATATCAGGCTCTTAAAGCCCGCACTATATCAGATAGTTATAAAATATTTGATGGGCTTGGCTTTGTCAATTCATATGGAAGTCATGGACCGGCGGATAATGAAGTTATGGTCTATCTGAACGGTAACATAACCCCCAGCCATGGTTTGTTTTCGGATACATGGAAACAGCATTACGAAGGAATACACCGGGCAAATGATGCGATAGCCAACCTGCATAAAGCAAATCTTCCGGCACAAAAGTATGAGAGATTGATGTGCGAGGCTAAGTTTCTGAGAGCTTATTTCTATTATCGTTTAAACGCTTTATTTAAAGGTGTACCTGTTTACACAGAGCCAACACCTTCAGAATCATTGACAAAAGGCCAATCATCAGTAGATGATGTTTACCAACTATGCATAAACGATCTGACAGATTGTATTAACAATGAGCATTTTCCAAACAATACATTAGATAAGTCCGTATATGGCCGTGCATCGAAAGGCGCTGCATACGCTCTGCGGGGAATGGTGTATATGTGGAAAAAAGATTTTCCGAAAGCTGCATCTGATCTCAGCAAAGTAAAAGATTGCGGATATGGCTTATGGACAGGGGAGTGGTCTCAATTCTTCAAGGTTGAGAACGAGAAAGATAAAGAAATGATATTTCCGCTTCAATACGATGAAACCAGTGGATTCTCATCAGATATTCAAAAGTATATTGGAGGCCGCTCTCATTATGACGGATGGACGGAAGCCATGCCGAGTGTCGATTATGTAAATATGTTTTTAAATGCTGACGGATCTGCATTTATCTGGAACGACAGATTGCCCGGATGGGATAATCTGACTGTTGCCCAGCGGGAAGTGTTTTTCCTTAGAGATGGGCTAAGTGCTACATCATCGGATAATAATATTAAGACAGCATATAATGAAGCTGTGAAGAGACTGGGTAGTTCGGTGATGACAACTTACTATAGGGAGACAGGCAATGAAGCCCGCATTAAAGCTGCTTTCGAAAACAGGGACCCCAGATTGCAAAAAAGTGTATTTACTCCGTACTCCACCGCAATATGTTATAGCCCTTACTGGAATGGAGGTAATGAACAGGAATTGACTCTCAGGTGGCCATTACTTAATAATGTTGCTCCATATTGGGATATGTGGAGTGATAAGAGAAAAACTGCCTTTTACATGTACAGGAAATATAATGAGACGAGAAAAGGCAGATATATAAACCGCGACCGTTGTACTGTCGATCTGCCCTTAATACGCTTTACTGATGTAACACTACTGTTGGCAGAAGCCTATAACGAAAACAATGAACTGGGGAAATCTATAACAACATTCAATACTATCAGAACCAGAAACGGAGTGAGTATGCCGGCTCTTACAGAAGGTGGTTCCGGCCCTAACGCAGTAACAGGGAAGGACGATATGAAGAAAAGGATACAATATGAGCGTAGAGCGGAACTGGCACTCGAAGGTGTCAACTATTTTGATGAATTAAGATGGAAAACATTGAAAGAATCCAAATATGACGGAGGATCAAATACCGCAGGAAGAAAGTCCTGGTGGGGAAGCGTCGAGGCTGAATACAGATGGAGGGGCGATCATTTTATGACATGGCCTGCCCCGACGGCTGAAACCCAGATGAACCCCAATATTAAACAAACTCCGGGTTGGTCTTATTGAACCTGAATAATAAATGGGGAAAGATGCATCATCAGTATCTTTCCCTGTTGATACTGTTTTTGAAATATTTGAAACCCTATTAAAATACACTATGTCGAAGATAACCATTACTGCTTTTATAGCCCTGTCATTAATCACAGTATTCGTAAAAGCAAAAGAAATAAATCAGCACATCGATATAAATAACAGGAATGTTATATCTGTTGTGGAGAATGGGATAAAGAATGATGGAACGCCAATAAATACAGAGTTGAATGAACTGGTCAGAAGCTCTTATGGAAAAACATTATTTTTTCCGGCCGGAGTGTACAATCTTTCAGAGCCAATGGTATTACCATTCGATTACACTAAGAATGTCAATATTATATTCGATAAAAATGCGACCATCAGGAGTGATAAACATTTGGAGGCTCTATTAAAAATAGGTTTTTCGGAAATGTCTACTCCGGATAGAAGTTACAGACGCTTTTCTTACATTGAAGGAGGCCTGTTCGACTGTTCCAATGCAGACAATGGCATTATCGTAAATGGTCTGAAGCAATTGGTGTCGCTAAAATCCATCAGCTTATTCAAAGGCCGTCACACACATATCAGCGTGAAAGTCACAGACGACTTTAAAGGAACGGGGAGTTCCGATACAAAAATAGATAATATTACAATACAAGGGATTTCTTCAAATGAAGAAGTCTGTGGCATTTTTATTGATAAGGAATGCCACGATATAAAAATATCCAATACATTCATTTATGGAACTAAATATGGGATAGTGACAAAGTCGGGAGGACATATATTGAATAATATCCACATATTATCGCAAGTGACCACCGGAGGTACTAATCTGGGAGAGAAGAATTTCCTGAATACAGAAGGAATTCGTATAGAAACAGATGATTTTTACATCTTGCACGAAATTTACTTCGATACTGTAGATAAATGTATCGTTATCGCAGGCGACAAAAGTCCTGTTCTTGTTATAGATAAGAATATATATTATTCGTATCTGGACAACTTCGGAGATGCTTTTATTAGTAGAAACGGTACGTCTGCAAAACAATTTCAGGCTAAAATATCCAATTCTATATTTCATATCCGTAAAAAGGGATACAGGATTTTTGATATAGACCCTCTCACTATAAGCAATGATATAAATAATAACCTGACATTTATAAATAATACGATAAGAAACGCTCATTTCTTAAATCCCTTCGATGGATCATTATCACAAAAAATAAGAGGAAAATATAGTGATGTACTTGTGAGCACAGGGCAAAAGACAGACAATAATAAATGGTATGTGCTCGGCAGCTTACTACCATCGCCTTACAGGAATTCGTTAAGGCTCGACCTTTCGCACGATCATGCAATAGAACTGGAGATCAGCTACAATGAGGGAAAAGCCGGATTGCTAAGAAGTAATATAACAGATTCTGAAAAAAAATTTCCATTTACACTTGGGTATGTTATTAAAGATAATTATTGTGTCTTACTTCTTAAATCCGAACCTCAGTCTGCCTTTTCACCATTTATCAGTGATTTGACCGGTCTCGGGGCATTTATGGCAACACCTTCTAAAGACAGGTATTATCATTTGAGCGATTATCAGATAGAAGGGAAACCAAAACTCCTTTTTATAAATAACGACAAAGAATAAATATTATGAAAAAATATATGATGGTCAATTTTCTTTTATTTAGTATCCTTATATCCTGTTCAACCTTAGGTTGCAAAGGGGATAGCGACAAAGAAATCGGGGGAGAAATACCTCCGGTAGTAGAATACAGTAACGATGATGATGGCAAGCCCCATCCACAGGGTTCTTTTAACTATGCCGGTATTGCAGAGCATCCCAGGCTGTTGTTTTCATCTGATGATGAGAAACTCCTGAAAGAGAACATACAGAAAAACAGGGATTTGTTAGCTCTGCATGAATATGTTATCAGCCAGAGCAAGAGTATGTTAAATACTACTCCTGTTACACGTGTTATGGAGGGGAAAAGATTACTCGGAGTCTCAAGGACAGCACTTAAGCGAATCTTTTATTTATCCTATGCCTACCGGATGACCGGAGAAAACGCTTATCTGGTTCGTGCCGAACGAGAAATAAATGCTGTTTGCGAATTCACAGATTGGAATCCTTCCCACTTTCTCGATGTCGGAGAAATGGCACTTGGAGTAGCTATCGGTTACGACTGGTTGTATGATAAACTCGATCCAAAAACCAGAAGCAATGCCAGAAAAGCATTGGTGTCGAAAGGCTTTGAACCCTCGAAAGTTGGAAGCTATAACTGGTTTTTAACGAACAAAGCTAACTGGAATCAGGTTTGCAATGCAGGCTTGTCTCTGGCTGCATTGGCTATTTATGAAGGTGTTAAAGCCGAATCGGTAGAGATAATAGAACGTTGTTTGGAAAGCATAAAATTGCCATTGGAGGCTTACGGCCCCGACGGAAATTATACAGAAGGTTATATGTATTGGAGTTATGGGACTGATTTTCAGACATTGTTATTATCTTCCTTCGAAACAGCACTCGGTTCGGATAAAAACTTTCATAAAACAGAAGGCTTTATGAAAACGGCAGAATATATGTTGTATATGTCCGGTACAGACGGGCTTTGCTTCAACTATGCAGATTCATACAACAATGAAACACCCAGACCTTCGATGTTTTGGTTTGCCCGCAAAAGTAATAACACATCTTTGCTTTACAAAGAAAAGCAAATGTTGGCCAAAGGTGCTTATCTCAAGTCTTTTGCCGAAGACAGATTATTACCGATGACATTAATCTATGCAAATATGGAGAGCTTCGAACATATATTACCACCCGGGAATAAAATTTGGGTAGGCTCCGGCGCTACTCCGGTAGCCATGGTACGTACATCATGGGGCGGATCAAACGACCAGTATGTCGGAGTGAAGGCGGGTAAAGCGTCGGAATCTCACGGTCATATGGATGCGGGGTCTTTTGTCTACGATGCTTTTGGTATAAGATGGGCGGCCGACCTGGGCATGCAATCTTATGCTCCTCTGGAAGCAAAAGATGTTGATCTTTGGAATATGGGGCAGGACTCCCAAAGGTGGGATATATTCCGCTTGGGCAACAAATCACATAATACATTAATCGTTAATGATAAAAGGCATCTGGTAGACGGGATGTCTACAATTACAAAAGTTTATGATACCGATAAACGTCTGGGTGTTGATGTAGACCTCACACCTGTCTTTAAGGATGATCTGAACAGTGCCAAAAGGACAATTACATTGATTGATGAAGACTATCTGAGTGTGGATGATATAATAACCACAAAAAATAAAAATACGACTATACGGTGGAATATGTTAACTACAGCAGATTGTACGATTGAGAATTCAAACACAATAAGATTGACAAAGAATGAAAAAATAATGTATTTCACAGTGGATAGCAATACTCCGGTAACATTAAAAACGTGGTCTACCGACCCAGTGAATGAGTTTGATGAAGCGAATCCCGGCACAATGATAATTGGGTTTGAATGTGTATTACCGGAAATCTCGACTTATACATTTTCTGTTAAATTGGATCATACTCAGAATAGATGATAAAATATAGAATAAAGATATTGATACTGCTTTTTTGTATCCTGCCACTTGTTACCAATGCGCAAGACGGGTTCTTTTCTTCGATACTGACAAGAGAAATTCTCGATAAGGAAATAGTACAACCCTCCGGCTTCAGGCCAATTCCTAAAGCCGGGGATGCACTATGGCAGCAAGTCCCTGAAGGCGTTAAGAATGCCTATATCAGAGAGGCTGAAAAGAACCTGAATAAACCCTGGGAAAGCATAGCAGCCACAGAGTTTATGGAATTCTATATTTCGGGGAACAGGATGAAGTATGAGTTTAAATTATTTGACCAGCGTTCCAGACTCGAATTTGCCGTGATTGCAGAACTACTCGAAAATAAAGGAAGATTTGTTGATGAAATAATCAACGGCGTATGGAAAATTTGTGAAGAAACATGGTGGGGTGCTCCGGCTCATTATAAAACGGGAATGTTACCTGACAAAGAAGAGGCAATGTTTATCGATTTGTTCTTTTCCGAAACCGCGCAGATGCTATCGTGGGTCCACTATCTGATGAAAGACCAATTGGACGAAAAATCCCCGGTTGTGAGCAAAAGGCTTGAATTGGAGATACAAACCCGGATGCTGGACGACTGCCTTCGTCAGGACTTCTGGTGGAAAAGTAATAAAATGAACTGGGGAACCTGGATTACATCAAATTGGTTAATCTCTGTAATGCTGATAGAAACAGACAGGAATAAGCAACTGGATGCGATACAACAAATCCTGAAAACAATGGATGGCTTTTATGAAGAATATCCTGACGATGGAGGATGCGATGAAGGACCCTCATATTGGAACAGAGCTGCAGCTTCCCTGTTCGAATCGATGGACTTGCTCCGGATGGCTTCTGATGGCAGAATTGATTTCTCTTCTGATGAAAAAATCAGGCAAATGGGCGCTTATTATTGGAAAATGTATATTGCCGGTCTTTATTTCGTAAACTTTGCAGATGCTCGTCCCACTATTGTTCCCAATGTTAGCATTGTTTATCGGTTTGGGGAATATATACATGATGATAGACTTGTCAATCTGGCCGGATATGTAGCTCATAGAGAGAATTATGATAGTGGAATATTTCCGAACAATGATTTTGTACTGTATAATGATCGCCCTTTCCTTTACGGATTGGGAAGGCAATTGTTTTTATTAAATTTGATAGATGAAATAATGGCTGGAAATCCGGCTCCTCCTCTGGTGAAAAATACATGGCAAAGTAATTTACAAATATTTACAGCAAGACAGTTCGACGAAAGTACCGATGGGTTTTATTTTGCAGCCAAAGGCGGACATAATGATGAAAGCCATAATCATAACGATGTAGGAACCTTTAGCTTATACTCTTACGGACAACCGCTGCTTATCGATCTGGGGGTAGAGCAATATACAAAGTATACCTTCGGAAACAACAGATATGATCTGTGGACTATGCAGTCGGCATATCACAACTTGCCTACAATCAACGGGATCATGCAAGAAGCGGGAAGGGAATTCAGCGCGCGGAATGTTAAAACGAGAATAAGTGATAAAGAGCAGTCTTTTTTTGTCGATATTGCCAAAGCATATTCCAAAGAAGCCAATGTGGATTTTTGGAACAGGACTATCACTCTTAAATCTTCGGGAGAATTTCTGGTTACAGAAGATTTCAATCTGTTGAAAGTCACAGGCGATTCTACTTTTATATCTTTAATGGTATATGGAGATGTATACATTAATACCAACGGAGATATAACATTAACCTCTGATGATGGTAAAAGATATAGACTGACATATGATAAAAAGAAACTGAAACCTCAAAAAGCATATTATGTAATAAAAGATCCGTGGTTAAAAGCCAGTTGGAAGAAAGGAGTCACAAGGATCAAATTGTTTTTGACAGGCCGGAATAAAAAAGATAAAACCACTTATATACTAAAAGAAATTTTGTAACCTAAAATCACTGAATAAAAATGAAAAAAATAATTAGTTCAATAAGCATTTTATGCAGCCTCTTAGTTGTATTACTTTCATGTGCCGATTCAAAGACTGAAATGCAAAAGACAATAGAAAAAGGACTGGACAGAGCCACTATTGCCTCTTTAGAAATGGCAAAATCGCTGGAAGGCAACAAACTTCTGCCTAAAACATTTGAAAACGGACAATTGGTTACATCCGATTCCAAATGGTGGTGTAGCGGCTTTTTTCCGGGGGTACTTTGGTATCTTTACGAAAACAATCCGACAGATGAATTAAAGAAATATGCCATTGATTATACCAATAGGGTCGAAGATCAAAAATATACAACGGATAATCATGACATAGGATTTATGATTTATTGCAGTTTTGGAAATGGTCTGCGCATATTGGGTACAGATAGCTACAATGATGTAATAGTACAAGCCTCCCAATCATTATCTACCAGATATAAAGATCATATCGGAGTAATCAGATCATGGGATTGGAATACAGATGTTTGGCAATACCCTGTTATCATAGATAATATGATGAACCTAGAAATGCTTATGTGGGCATCTAGATATACAGGGGATTCGATATATGCAGATATAGCTAAAAGCCATGCAGATAAAACAATGAAAGAGCATTTCAGAGAAGATTACAGTTGTTTCCATGTTGTAGATTATGATACAATAACAGGTGACAGCCGTCTCAAACAAACATGGCAGGGATACTCGGATACATCGTCATGGGCCAGAGGGCAGGCATGGGCTCTGTACGGATATAGTATGATGTATAGAGAAACCGGGGATGATAAATATTTAAATCAAGCGGAAAGAATCGCAGATTTCATCATACATCACCCTAATATGCCTAAAGACGGTATTCCTTACTGGGACTTTAATGCCCCCAATATACCCGATGAAAAAAGAGATGCATCGGCTGCTGCTGTAATGGCATCTGCATTTATAGAGTTAAGTCAGCAAACAAAGGATAACAAACTTTCTGAGTTATACTTAAATACAGCCGGAAAACAACTGATCACGCTCACTTCCGATGAATATCTGGCAGAACCAGGGACTAATGGCAATTTTATACTAAAACATAGTGTCGGCGCTATTCCCAGAGATCAGGAGATAGATGTACCCCTTACTTATGCGGACTATTATTATGTGGAAGCATTGATGAGGTATAAGAAACTGGAGTTATAAGAATATGTTCCTGTAAACTTAAACGGTGACTAAGTCTTTGATGTCAAACTATATGGATAAATTGGAAATATGAAACATTCGTATAGAATATTGCTTTTATCTTTTTTTTGTTTATTTCTCATTGTTCCTGAGACGCTCAGGGGAAGAGAGAATAAGAAATACTATTTCAAAAGGATTGACAATTCCATGGGATTGTCGCAGAATACTGTTACCTGTATTTTGCAGGACAAGTTAGGGTTCATGTGGTTTGGCACAAAAGACGGATTGAATAAATATGATGGGCATTCGTTCTCTATATTCAGACAAAGAATAGGAGATGAGGACAGTATCAAAGACAATTTTATAACAGTACTATGTGAGGCCCGCAATGAATATAAATTATGGATAGGCACCTCCAACGGTATCTATATCTATGATATGCAAAAAGAGACATTTACCCACTTCATTGTGGGAAATTCCGATATCAATATCAATTGTCCTATCAACGATATCCAATACGATAATAATGGAATCTTATGGATTGCAACGCAAGGGCAAGGCCTGTTCAGTTATGATGAAAAACAGAATATTTTAAAAAGGCACTTGTTAGGAGAATTGAACGAAAAGAGCGATATAAGGTCTCTGGAACTCGACTCGAGAGGTTTTTTGTGGTTTTCTATAAATGATGCGGGACTTTTCTTTTCTAAGGATAACCTGATCACAATATCCCGCTTCACCCATGATGATATAGATCATCTGATATCAGCAGGAGCTATCTATGATACGATGATAGGGACTAACAATCACCTGTATATCATATCAGGGCGGTATGGTCTTTTCGAAATCAATATTATCAGCCAGAAGGTGAAGAAACTACTGGACCCTAATATCAATGGCAACAAAGTTTTCATGCGGAAAGTCACTCAGTTTTCTGAGAATGAACTTTGGATCGGAGCCGAGTCCGGAATTTTAATCTACAATACAGAAACATCGAAATGCATACATTTCAAGCATGAGTTAGGAGATCCGTATTCGCTATCAGATAATGCTATACATAGCCTGTACAAAGATAAAGATGGTAATATGTGGATTGGGACGTACTTTGGTGGTGTTAATTTTTACTCTACCCAATCGTCACTGTTCGATAAATATTACCGGATTCCGGGCAAAGGAGGCCTGTCCGGGGAAAGAGTACGTGAATTTCGTGAAGCTCCTGACGGCAATATCTGGATAGGAACCGAAGATGGAGGATTGAATCTTTTTTCGCCAAATACGACAATGAAGTTCACACCTTTCCTGAAAGATAAACTTCATTACAATATTCATGCCCTGTATCATGACAGAGATAACTATCTGTGGGTAGGAACTTTTTCGGAAGGACTATATGAGGTAGATTTGAGTACGAATGCTGTGACTCATTACAAAAAAGGAAGAAGTACCCACGATTTGAAAGATAATACCGTATATGAGTTATTTAAAGATAAGGAAGGCATATTTTGGATTGGAACGGGAGCGGGACTCCAAATCTTTGATGAAAAGCTGAAGAAATTTACAACAATAGAAGATTTAGGGCTGAATCTGATAAGGGATATTGCAGAAGGTAAAAATGGCAACCTTTATTGTGCAACTGCAATCAACGGACTGTTTTGTTACAACAGGGTAAATCAGAAATGGACGAACTTTTCCTACCAGATAGGGGACACGACCAGCCTTCCGCACAATAATGTACTAAGTATTTTCATCGATAGCAAAGATCAGCTTTGGGTGACGACACAAGGAGGAGGCTTTGCCCGCTTTAACGAGAAAAATGGCACATTCAACAGATTCTCCACATACAACAAGTTACCAAACGATGTTGCTTATGAAATTCTCGAAGATGATAAAGGCTTATTTTGGATTTCTACCAATGAGGGCCTGATCCACTTTAACCCCGAATCGGGAGAGTTTTTTACTTATTCTTATGACGATGGTTTATTATCGAAACAGTTTAACTATAAATCTGCACTTAGAGCCGATAATGGAATGTTCTATTTTGGCTCTTTAAACGGATTCATTTCCTTCAATCCTAACGATACTTATCAGGATAATATAAAGCCGAATGTTGTGTTGACTGACTTCTTGTTATTCAACAGAAAGGTTAAAATAGAAGGCGCTGACTCTCCGCTGAAAGAAAGTATAATGTTTACCGATGAGATCAGATTAGATTATCATCAAAACTATTTCACATTAAAATTCGCTGATCTGAATTATCAGAGGACTAAGCATAATCAGTATTTATATAAACTGGAAGGATACGATGAGGAATGGTTATCTACAAACGAAAGTTATACAATAAATTATCCCAATGTCAGACCCGGAAAATATAACTTTAGATTGAAGCTGCCGGAAGTCTCTGATGCTGACCTGATATATCTGCCGATAGAGATTTTACCGCCTTGGTGGGAATCTAACCTTGCATACTGTTTCTATTTGGCTTTCGTTGTGCTTGTGGTATATGGAACCTATAAATATCTGTCAAAGCAAAATATGCTCAAAGCAAGGCAACGCCTGAGGCTTTACGAACAAGAGAAAGAAAGAGAAGTGTATACTGCTAAAATAGACTTTTTCACAGACATCGCGCATGAGATACGTACTCCGTTGACGCTAATCAAGTCACCTCTGGAAAATATCATAAAAAATAAGGATGTATCTGATGATATGAGAGACGATCTGGAAGTAATTGATAAAAATGCGAATCGGTTACAGGACTTGACAAATCAGCTTCTCGATTTTAGGAAAATAGAGAAACAACGCTTCCATTTAACCTTTGCCCGCTATGATATAATTAAGCTTATAAATGATGTGCTGGTTCGATTTAATCAGGTTATAAAATTAAAAAACATACTATTAAATATTGAATTACCATCCGAACCGTTTTATGCCTATGTAGATAAGGAATCGGTAACCAAAATTATAAGTAATTTATTAACTAATGCAATTAAAAATACCGATACTTACATCACTGTTGAGCTTCACAGAGAAAGTATAAAAGAAGAAGGTTGTTTTGATCTGGTAGTAAAAAATGACGGGGAAATTATTCCGGCTAACCAAAGGGAAGAGATATTTAAACCTTTTGTTCAATACAAAAGTACGGCTTCGGCATTGAAAGCCGGAACAGGACTTGGGCTGACATTATCCCGCTCACTGGCCGAATTACATCAGGGCTTTCTTGCGATGGACACTGTAGACGATGCAAACAGTTTTCGTCTCACAATTCCATTATTGCAGGAATGGGTGAATAAAAATGATGGCACTGTCAGGGAAAATTTATCAATCCCCAATTATCAGTATTCGGCAGAAGATGAACGTAAGCAAATTAATATTTTGATTGTAGAAGACGATCTGGATTTATTGGCATACATTTCCAAGTTGCTATCTCCCTATTATAATATACTTACCGCTACTGATGGCATCAAGGCTCTGGAAGTGCTCGAAAAAGAGATTGTTAATCTCATTATAACCGATATAATGATGCCTAATATAGATGGATATGAATTGTGTAAAGACATTAGAATGAACCTCTTTTTTAGCCATATTCCAATAGTTTTTCTCTCTGCTAAAAATTCTTTATCATCTAAAATCGAGGGTTTAGATTCCGGCGCGGATGCCTATATTGAAAAACCGTTTTCGAATGAATTCCTGATGGCGACAGTCTCAAATTTACTGGCAAACAGAAATAAGATGATCGAGGCCTTTAAGCGTTCGGCATATACATCAATAAGTGAAACTGCATTTTCTAAAACGGATGAAGCCTTTATGAAGACAGTCAACAAAGTGATTGAAGAAAATCTGGGAAATCCTGAGTTTAGCCAAGATGATTTTGCTGCGGCATTAAATATGAGTAAATCAAGTTTGTACAGAAAAACAAAAGGATTATTTGATGTTTCGCCAAACGATTTTATTCGTATCAAAAGGATAAAAAAGGCAGCACAGTTATTTGATCAGAAAGAAGACAGTGTATCGGAAGTATGTTATACTGTCGGATTTAGTTCTCCATCGTATTTCTCAAAATGTTTTTATCGTCAGTTCAATTTAACGCCTAAAGAATATATTGATGCGGT
Protein-coding sequences here:
- a CDS encoding heparinase II/III family protein, whose protein sequence is MIKYRIKILILLFCILPLVTNAQDGFFSSILTREILDKEIVQPSGFRPIPKAGDALWQQVPEGVKNAYIREAEKNLNKPWESIAATEFMEFYISGNRMKYEFKLFDQRSRLEFAVIAELLENKGRFVDEIINGVWKICEETWWGAPAHYKTGMLPDKEEAMFIDLFFSETAQMLSWVHYLMKDQLDEKSPVVSKRLELEIQTRMLDDCLRQDFWWKSNKMNWGTWITSNWLISVMLIETDRNKQLDAIQQILKTMDGFYEEYPDDGGCDEGPSYWNRAAASLFESMDLLRMASDGRIDFSSDEKIRQMGAYYWKMYIAGLYFVNFADARPTIVPNVSIVYRFGEYIHDDRLVNLAGYVAHRENYDSGIFPNNDFVLYNDRPFLYGLGRQLFLLNLIDEIMAGNPAPPLVKNTWQSNLQIFTARQFDESTDGFYFAAKGGHNDESHNHNDVGTFSLYSYGQPLLIDLGVEQYTKYTFGNNRYDLWTMQSAYHNLPTINGIMQEAGREFSARNVKTRISDKEQSFFVDIAKAYSKEANVDFWNRTITLKSSGEFLVTEDFNLLKVTGDSTFISLMVYGDVYINTNGDITLTSDDGKRYRLTYDKKKLKPQKAYYVIKDPWLKASWKKGVTRIKLFLTGRNKKDKTTYILKEIL
- a CDS encoding glycoside hydrolase family 88 protein — protein: MKKIISSISILCSLLVVLLSCADSKTEMQKTIEKGLDRATIASLEMAKSLEGNKLLPKTFENGQLVTSDSKWWCSGFFPGVLWYLYENNPTDELKKYAIDYTNRVEDQKYTTDNHDIGFMIYCSFGNGLRILGTDSYNDVIVQASQSLSTRYKDHIGVIRSWDWNTDVWQYPVIIDNMMNLEMLMWASRYTGDSIYADIAKSHADKTMKEHFREDYSCFHVVDYDTITGDSRLKQTWQGYSDTSSWARGQAWALYGYSMMYRETGDDKYLNQAERIADFIIHHPNMPKDGIPYWDFNAPNIPDEKRDASAAAVMASAFIELSQQTKDNKLSELYLNTAGKQLITLTSDEYLAEPGTNGNFILKHSVGAIPRDQEIDVPLTYADYYYVEALMRYKKLEL
- a CDS encoding hybrid sensor histidine kinase/response regulator transcription factor yields the protein MKHSYRILLLSFFCLFLIVPETLRGRENKKYYFKRIDNSMGLSQNTVTCILQDKLGFMWFGTKDGLNKYDGHSFSIFRQRIGDEDSIKDNFITVLCEARNEYKLWIGTSNGIYIYDMQKETFTHFIVGNSDININCPINDIQYDNNGILWIATQGQGLFSYDEKQNILKRHLLGELNEKSDIRSLELDSRGFLWFSINDAGLFFSKDNLITISRFTHDDIDHLISAGAIYDTMIGTNNHLYIISGRYGLFEINIISQKVKKLLDPNINGNKVFMRKVTQFSENELWIGAESGILIYNTETSKCIHFKHELGDPYSLSDNAIHSLYKDKDGNMWIGTYFGGVNFYSTQSSLFDKYYRIPGKGGLSGERVREFREAPDGNIWIGTEDGGLNLFSPNTTMKFTPFLKDKLHYNIHALYHDRDNYLWVGTFSEGLYEVDLSTNAVTHYKKGRSTHDLKDNTVYELFKDKEGIFWIGTGAGLQIFDEKLKKFTTIEDLGLNLIRDIAEGKNGNLYCATAINGLFCYNRVNQKWTNFSYQIGDTTSLPHNNVLSIFIDSKDQLWVTTQGGGFARFNEKNGTFNRFSTYNKLPNDVAYEILEDDKGLFWISTNEGLIHFNPESGEFFTYSYDDGLLSKQFNYKSALRADNGMFYFGSLNGFISFNPNDTYQDNIKPNVVLTDFLLFNRKVKIEGADSPLKESIMFTDEIRLDYHQNYFTLKFADLNYQRTKHNQYLYKLEGYDEEWLSTNESYTINYPNVRPGKYNFRLKLPEVSDADLIYLPIEILPPWWESNLAYCFYLAFVVLVVYGTYKYLSKQNMLKARQRLRLYEQEKEREVYTAKIDFFTDIAHEIRTPLTLIKSPLENIIKNKDVSDDMRDDLEVIDKNANRLQDLTNQLLDFRKIEKQRFHLTFARYDIIKLINDVLVRFNQVIKLKNILLNIELPSEPFYAYVDKESVTKIISNLLTNAIKNTDTYITVELHRESIKEEGCFDLVVKNDGEIIPANQREEIFKPFVQYKSTASALKAGTGLGLTLSRSLAELHQGFLAMDTVDDANSFRLTIPLLQEWVNKNDGTVRENLSIPNYQYSAEDERKQINILIVEDDLDLLAYISKLLSPYYNILTATDGIKALEVLEKEIVNLIITDIMMPNIDGYELCKDIRMNLFFSHIPIVFLSAKNSLSSKIEGLDSGADAYIEKPFSNEFLMATVSNLLANRNKMIEAFKRSAYTSISETAFSKTDEAFMKTVNKVIEENLGNPEFSQDDFAAALNMSKSSLYRKTKGLFDVSPNDFIRIKRIKKAAQLFDQKEDSVSEVCYTVGFSSPSYFSKCFYRQFNLTPKEYIDAVSSRSKLNSDQE